The DNA window CAACTTTTGAGGACAGTGGAATAAAATCCCTTCCACCACCTATCTTCCTTGCTGTAACAAGCCTCAAAGTCAAAGAATACCGAGGTTGTACCTCAACGTCCTTTATTTAGCTGCTTAAACCATCTATTGCTCATTCTTATGTTTTATATATAGGAAACCCTGTTCTTGGAAGCACTGGATCAACTGTTTGTATTTTCAATCCAGAGATTCCACAGCTCACCCAATACAAACAAAAGTAAATCGACAACCTTCCTTTAATAACTTTGCTGTTtatatttcttcaatttgtctTTCTCAACCTAAACATTCATGACAAAGGTTTAAGGATCTGAAATCACCTGTTCAAACCTTACGCACCTCAGCGGAAATGTATGCAGACCGTGCTGTTAGTCCTAATTTTGAGTCCAAAACAATTGATGAGCTCCTTCTACTTGATCCTGCTTTGCACAAAGTTAGTCTCTTATCACCTACTTATTAAGAAAAATCACAtctttttaataataaattttataaCTGCTTCATACTTAGCTATATCTTGCTTTCTTCTATATTCATTTATATTTCATGTTTACAAGACGATGATTAAATGTATTTCATTATTTTAAAATTGTGTGATTCCATAACAGAATGTAAGTTTTGAATGCAAAGCGACTGTCATTGGATTTGATTTGAGTAGAGGTTGGTGGTACAAGTCGTGCCCATTCTGCCATAAAGCTGTCAAAAAAACTTTCGGAGCATTTCAGTGCAATGAACATGGTTCATTAAACAGGTTACCTGAACCATGGTAATTTCTTTTACACCTATTTTACATCTAACTGTTGTATTAAGCTGCTTagtcatttttaaatttcttgcAATTATAAAATTTATGATTGATGATGTTTTTGTGGCTATCATATGGTTCCTGTGCTATTTTACTTAAAAATAGTTTAGttatattggttttttttttttcgttttggaTTTTGTGATCATTAGCATTCTTACACCCATTATGTGGTATCTGGTTAAATTTGTTGACTTGATGCTTTTGGCAATCTATACTTTCAGAATGTTAATGGTAGTGATAAATGCCTAACCTGAAAATATATAACTCTTCCTTAGGTTCAAAATCAATCTTATAGTGGAAGATAGCACAAATCAGCACAATTTCCTCATGTTAGGAAGGAACGCTGAAAAGATACTTCATGTTTCTTGCCACACTTTGGTAATAGAAGACGGATATGACGATCCCTTCATGGTGCCACCACCTCTAAAAAAATTGGTGGGCGAGACAAAAAGATTTTTGCTATCTTTTGGCAATCAAAACAGTGATTTTAGGAAGACAGACTTCATCATTTATGGATTGCTTCAAGATCAGCTGCCCTTGAACACAGCAATTGCCTCAATCGACCCACAAACGCCTACTGCCACTGCAGGAAAACAAATTATAACTGAAGCGACTCCTGCCCCAGTGACACCTTCCCAGCGGCCAGATCACCATCCCCAATCGGTTGTACCTCTCAAAACTTCAAAGAGACCATTGTTCATTGATCAAGCAGACAAACCAGACAGGTTAAGTTTTCCTCTCAGTTATCATCTTATGTGTAAGTTTTAATAAATATACTTGCTTATCTTGGGTGAACATATGTATTATGCTGTTGATATAAAAATTGTTAGCCAATATTTTTGCTCCAGTCTTTTGACTCCTTTTTTCATACCTATCACAATTCTCTTAGACCTTATAAATTCTACCTTCATTCACAGCAAAAAAACTCGCACCGAGCAAATAGAGGTAACCAATTCTGCTAGAATTGCCAGAGAATTCCACAAACTGGTTGTCCCTAAGATTGAGCCCGCCGATAAAGAACCGATAGCTGCGCTCAAAACAAAGTCTCAAACCAAAAAAACCAAGGATAGGTAaattacaatttattttttgcatgCACACCTACATAACATCTGTTATACCAATGTTTACTAAACTATGATTCATGTTTTTTATTATAGTGCTCAAGATGTTCGCCCACCAAAAAAGTGAATGACTACATTCTCCGTGATGAATTGCTACAAAGTTACTCTGCAGTTTTTTGCCTTTAAAACATGTGTAGCTGAAAACTTAgtcaaaacatttttttgagCTTTTTGTAACTGCTTAAACAGGTTTCTAGGCTGCAGGGCATGTATTTTGTCACCTTAACTATAGGGACAAAATATGTGTGGACTGCATCTTCCTTTTGTAACTAATGGAAAACTGCATCCTGCATCTTTATTCCTTTGAACATTTGGCTTTCTTTTTTGTAACTACTTAAACAGATGCTTAGACTGCAGGTCATCTATTTTGTCATTATAACTACAGGGGCAAAATATGTGTGTCCTCTTTCTGTAACTAATGAAAACAAGCATATTGCATCTTTGTTGCTTTCAACATTTATGCTTGGAAGAATAactgcaaaaacaaaaacaaccttATCTTTTTTACCTTTCACTCATCTATTCTTTTTATTAGTTCGTGTAGTTAACATTTGTGCATTCAagtcccgcagcaacgcgcgggcagTTTTGCTAGTAAATCCTAAATCTTTTATCTTTTCTATACAAAGCCGGCAGACCCTATTGGTCACAGGCTTCACTAAAATGAAGTGGACAGAAATGCCCTTCAAACAAAAAAGTTCGAAAATAGTCTAAAATAATGTAGGAGTGCCACTCAATACTACAATCTggtgatattcatcttcatttgaaagtgaaaggtcttaggttcgaattttGTGAATgacgaattcaataccaaattaggttgctcattgtgttgcttagccgaactccccctcccctaatataaaaatatcaatgtactaaaaaaataataataatgtaggAGTAATTTTGTattgaaaatagtttttttttttttttaaattagtatCTCACTATTACGTGGTCatgaaaacaatattttttttttgtcaaatagaaagtttttttttttaattagtatctTATTATTACGTGGAATATCCAAGGATTTCTTCTAACATGatctaatattattcatttagtTCAAACTTTCTCACAATGCATCAAGATTGTTTCATAATTTGTGTAATACAAATTGATCCCTTTTTCAAAAATGAGACGCTTGCCAAACATGTGGTTTGGACTTTGGACATACATAAAAGATCTTTACAGGCGCGTAATGCCCGTAATAAAATGTGCAAGTCGCGCGTAGCGcaccgtgattcaaaaaattgaTTGTGCTAGATATGAGATTGCTTGTGATAAAGTAAATGCAAACTCAATTGTACTTGGTGACTAAGCGATGCAATCTCAATCATAGTATAGAGCACTGCTTTTTCTTTAATACTGAATCTGCAAAGAAAGTCGCATATAATTAGAACAAATGCAGTTGGAAATAAAGGGCAAGTTACATATATCATATCTATAGAAGTTTGAGCAGGAAATATGATCTTTCAAGGGGTTTTCTGCAACTGTTGTCTCTTTATTCTCTTCAGCTGGAATTAAGAGTTTTGATAACGTgttagaaataaaatataaaagagaagagagagattgagagaagaAATCGAAatatcttaattgaatacatgTTATGTATtgacgtaaaaaaaaaaacaaaaagcaggCACATGGCAAATGCAGTGCACATTTCCGTGTCCTTTCGGGAACGAATGCAATGCACATTTCCATTTCCCTTCCCGACACCTACAGACCTACAGTGTGGGACCCCCAACAGAACACAGAGTATCTCTTCACGTCCCAACTGAATGTTCCTGTAAGATAGCTACTATAAAATTTTGGTCAAGAACCGCGCACTCGATACCCATAATCTCCCCGGCTGTTGAGTAACAGACCAATAACCATCCAACCTTCTGCACGTGTCGCTCTCTCATTTGCCGTTCGTACAATCTTAATTGTGAACTGCGTGTGACCAAAACTAGAAAGTAGAAGCAAACCCCCCAAACCTCTGCGACTCCCCCCTCTCCTTCGCAAACAAAGCCGCCGCCGCCACTTTCAACCAACCGACAATGGAGGCCCTCCACCTCTGCCCCGCCCATTCCCCCCTCATCCGCTCCAAACGCCTCCATTCTCATCACCTCCCCAGCGGGCCGCACAACCTCAGCACCCGCCGTCCGCTCCGGCCCTTCGTTTCCGCCACCCTGTCCCGACCGACTGCCGATATTTCCGCCGAACCCTCCACCTCCGCTGCTTCATCGGAAACCATAACGAAGCCGTCTCCGCCTCCCAACCGGGTTTCCTCCAATTCGCTCCAGTACCCGCCCGGCTTCCTGGGAGCCGTGCCCGACCGTTCGGCCACGGACGGAAACGACAATGGGAACATTGTCGACGCCATGGAGTACTTGACGAACATTCTGTCGTCCAAGGTGTATGACGTGGCCATCGAATCTCCATTGGAATTGGCTACGAAGCTCTCGGAGCGATTGGGGGTGAAATTATGGATGAAAAGAGAGGACTTGCAGCCTGTAAGTGTGTTGCCCAATGGTTGATTTGAGTAGAATTTGGATTGGAAAATTTGGGGATTTTTCGATTGAATGTTTTCGTGTTGGAATGTGTAGGTTTTCTCGTTCAAGCTTCGTGGGGCTTACAACATGATGGCAAAGCTTCCAAGGGAGCAATTGGATCGAGGGGTTATTTGCTCTTCGGCCGGAAACCATGCCCAGGGAGTTGCTTTGGCTGCTAAGAAGTTGAAATGCAGTGCCGTGATTGCTATGCCCGTCACCACGCCGGAGATTAAGGTACTTTTTTTCATTTGGATCTTGGCTTTTGAAATTGTAAAATGTGGGTTTGGCGTTCTGAattttttgaattgtatattgCTTGTGTATAGTGGAAGTCGGTGGAGAGATTGGGAGCCACGGTTGTTCTTATAGGGGATTCATATGACGAGGCTCAAGCTTATGCTAAGAAGCGGGCAAAGGAGGAGGTAAGGACCTTCATACCTCCTTTTGATCACCCGGATGTTATTATCGGCCAGGGCACAGTTGGGATGGAAATTATGCGCCAAACAAAGGCTCCATTGCATGCAATTTTTGTGCCTGTTGGGGGCGGTGGCCTTATAGCTGGTATTGCTGCATATGTAAAGAGGGTTGCTCCAAAGGTTTGTCTGGTTTTGGTGTTTTCAACTTTCTTACTATGTCTGTTGAGTTTACATTGCTGGGCAACTGAATTTTTCAAGTTCGTAGGTTTTCTTCTCGGAAagatttgatattttatttgttttttataatgattctttagtttcacatcataTAATTCTGAAAGAGCGCTGATTGTGGCATCTCTTATACAGGTGAAGATTATTGGTGTGGAGCCCTCTGATGCAAATGCACTGGCATTGTCACTACATCACGGCCAGAGAATAATGTTGGACCAGGTGGGTGGTTTTGCAGATGGTGTGGCTGTGAAAGAGGTTGGTGAAGAGACCTTCCGCTTATGCAAGGACATGGTTGACGGTGTAGTTCTTGTCAGCCGCGATGCTATCTGCGGCTCAATAAAGGTGAAATTTCTTTCGAGTCTTGAAACTTGCATGGGTGAGTGTCTTTTGCTTCTCATGCATTCTTTGGTAGTTGGCTTCTTAAAGAAGCCTTCTGCTTGCATTTGCATGTTATAGATTGTAAACCTACTTCTAGCTTTGTAACTGTACATACGCTACCTGTCTTAGAATTGACATATTTACGTACATATGAAGAAATTGAATTCATGGCATCAGAAGCTAAAATTCTTGGGCAGCAGTTAGAATGTGTTTGGGTGAAGAACAAAAGGGCTCGTCGTACAATCTTGGCAATTACTAAAATCAAGGAATATATCCCTCTCCCTTAGTGTCTTTCCACATAAGGAATTGTGGATTTACTTGAGGACTTCTAAATATGATAATCAGGTCGAGTGAATGTTCTGTATCTGCATGGGTGGTTTCTGGTGGCAATTATGTACTGTATATTGGTTACTGGATTACAAATGTATGATTAGAATGTCCAAATGGCCAAAAAAATATTCTGTTGTTGTGAATGTTGCTTTTAAGAATGGGAAAAACAGAACAAACTCGGATATCGAAAGCAAATAACCAAGATTAGCAACACCAAAACTATGTGCCTTCGTCCACGGGGcaacaacaacaatctttcaccatatcaataatgagtacaacgAATAATCTTGCCAAGCCTCTAGGATTAAGACTGGGTGAAAAGCttgaaagaacaagaacatgATACACACTCTTATTTCTTGTCTTTTCTCTCGCACACACTTTGCCCTTCTCTCACTCTAACTCCTTGAGTAGTATACAACTTATTGTTTTGCTCCAATTCAAAACTAGTGCAATAGCccctttatatagacataataaaggtcttcttcaataaggattaCAAATCCTAATTGGAATCCAGTTATGAATCCTTCTCCAATTGGACCAACTCCAGTTGAGAAAccactccaattgggaaaacaacttCGATTGGGTAAATAATTTTAATCCTCTAAGGCTGTAATTCCTAATAAACTTAGGACAAGTCATCatgggctggaaaaaattcctTGAACCAAGCTTACCATAACTGATATGGTAGCGAGGTCCTTTTCGGCTTGTTCTAATGCCTCAAGGCGGGCCATTTTTCTGCTGTTATTCTATTTAATCCTTCAAGCTTTGATACTAGGGTCGTCATTTTATGTTGATATTTTAGTTTGGTCCGTGACGTTTTTTCTCATACAAAGGGATGTGTGCTCCATAATGCACTTACGACATCAGAGAGCTTCTTGCTAATGTTGGTTCATTCATGTTCAGGAGTAACCTCTTTCCTTTATTTGACTGTTTGTGACACTGATCGGTTCAAATGCAATTATTGTGCTAGTGTACCCAATAGGGAAATGATGAGCAGAACAGTAGGTTACCATTTGAGAGTTTTGAATTCTTAGATTAGAACTAACAATCCTATTGCTTCTTTTGCAGGATATGTTTGAGGAGACAAGGAGCATTTTAGAACCGGCAGGTGCTCTTTCTCTTGCCGGTGCTGAAGCTTATTGCAAGTATTATGGTCTTAAAGGAGAAAATGTTGTTGCAATAACGAGTGGGGCAAATATGAACTTTGATAAATTGAGAGTGGTGACTGAACTTGCTAATGTTGGTCGACAACAAGAGGCTGTACTCGCAACTGTTATGCCCGAGGAGCCTGGGAGCTTTAAACATTATTGTGAACTGGTATGCTGATGGAGCCAAGTTACACATGCATTCTGCAAGCTCATAGTCTTTGAGTCTCTCTATGTTAAAATATTAATGTATTAGGTATCATAAATTAGTATATTAATGTGGATCTTTCCAGATTCATGTACCTAGTAGCCTATCAAAAGGTCTACTTCTTAATCTTTTAAAATAAGTATTAGTAAAATGAAATTCTGGGTTTCCTGCTTGTGCGTGAGGAGCAACCAccttggagtgattccaatgcACCTTCAGTGTGAGGCTGAAGGCcagtgtgattttttttttctgatttctcTATTGGAGTGCTTCCATTACACCTTTGGTGCGATGCCAAGGGCCGGGTGTGTCCAGATCTTCTTCTCTGTTCATATCTATTCCTGTTGTCCTACATCATATGCTAATAATGCTTTAGTcgattgtttttttgttttccccATCCTATTAAAGTTGTCTTCATGGTTTGAACTGAATCACTTTGGTTGACAGGTGGGCCCAATGAATATCAGTGAATTCAAATACAGACACAATTCTGATAAAGAGGCTATAGTATTGTACAGGTAAGCCTTAAGAAGGTTTTAGTGATCACTGTTGTTACTTTTTCCGAATTCAGGGCCAATTTCTTTTGCTTGGTTTAGATGTGTTTAGTACGGTCGTGTTGACTCCCATCAAATGGTTTTCTTACTTAGGGCTGATAATACATGCAGAAGTGAGATATTTATTTATCCTTTGTACGTTATATGCAGTGTTGGTGTGCATACAGCCTCTGAACTTCAAGAAATGCAAGAGCGCCTGGAGTCTTCTCAACTCAAGACTTACAATCTCACGAAAAGTGACTTAGTCAAAGATCACTTGCGTTACTTGGTAATTCTTCTACTTATAATTGTCTTTCTTGTATGtgcatgtgtgtatatatgaaTTATGTTCCCTTCCCATACAGTGGCATGCTATGCTGCTCGACCATAGCAACACCATACAGTATGTGGAAAAGTAgcaatttcatttttgtttagTCGATCAAATGACATTTTTTGATGGTCACAAGTTCCAAACACAGCACTTACCCCCATGCCATGGCGAGAGTTTGATTCTCATAATTGTCTTCCATTGCAAGACTGATTTCTTTTGACCCAAAAATAAGCACGTCATTTATGTCAAcggtgtaaattttttttttttttaatttttttttttttaaaaaagaaaggacTTGTTTCCTGTCCTGGCTGCAGTTGCGCATCTTGGTCCTAAGTTTACTTTGTTTGCATCATTCAGATGGGGGGCCGATCAAATCTTCAAAATGAGATTCTTTGTCGCTTTGTCTTCCCAGAAAGACCCGGTGCTCTGATGAAGTTCTTGGACGCTTTTAGTCCACGTTGGAATATTAGTTTGTTCCACTACCGCGGAGAGGTTGTAATTCAacatcttt is part of the Malus domestica chromosome 12, GDT2T_hap1 genome and encodes:
- the LOC114820236 gene encoding replication protein A 70 kDa DNA-binding subunit B-like isoform X1, with product MICVFLSLGAHHQGVLFFVFRIGALRPKNVCVNFIHFCEARNLEGILDRWSKNLVLWHLKISEIWIVARRSWFYAVLRLIEMMSLHSLIPYQPANKLQIRVCRMWITKTIEDDPQPQSLDCVFVDKQGDAVHATVNARDIQFFLDLLTVGDAYEITKFRVVHNRTSSKIVPHPTALELNRRTTFVPIHKTNQEIPKQWFNLIDLDQLHKRINNDVELTDVFGHLTAVQPIEDVTVQSSRIAKKRNLNLQDIRGETIRITLWGEAATTFEDSGIKSLPPPIFLAVTSLKVKEYRGNPVLGSTGSTVCIFNPEIPQLTQYKQKFKDLKSPVQTLRTSAEMYADRAVSPNFESKTIDELLLLDPALHKNVSFECKATVIGFDLSRGWWYKSCPFCHKAVKKTFGAFQCNEHGSLNRLPEPWFKINLIVEDSTNQHNFLMLGRNAEKILHVSCHTLVIEDGYDDPFMVPPPLKKLVGETKRFLLSFGNQNSDFRKTDFIIYGLLQDQLPLNTAIASIDPQTPTATAGKQIITEATPAPVTPSQRPDHHPQSVVPLKTSKRPLFIDQADKPDSKKTRTEQIEVTNSARIAREFHKLVVPKIEPADKEPIAALKTKSQTKKTKDSAQDVRPPKK
- the LOC114820236 gene encoding replication protein A 70 kDa DNA-binding subunit B-like isoform X4 → MMSLHSLIPYQPANKLQIRVCRMWITKTIEDDPQPQSLDCVFVDKQGDAVHATVNARDIQFFLDLLTVGDAYEITKFRVVHNRTSSKIVPHPTALELNRRTTFVPIHKTNQEIPKQWFNLIDLDQLHKRINNDVELTDVFGHLTAVQPIEDVTVQSSRIAKKRNLNLQDIRGETIRITLWGEAATTFEDSGIKSLPPPIFLAVTSLKVKEYRGNPVLGSTGSTVCIFNPEIPQLTQYKQKFKDLKSPVQTLRTSAEMYADRAVSPNFESKTIDELLLLDPALHKNVSFECKATVIGFDLSRGWWYKSCPFCHKAVKKTFGAFQCNEHGSLNRLPEPWFKINLIVEDSTNQHNFLMLGRNAEKILHVSCHTLVIEDGYDDPFMVPPPLKKLVGETKRFLLSFGNQNSDFRKTDFIIYGLLQDQLPLNTAIASIDPQTPTATAGKQIITEATPAPVTPSQRPDHHPQSVVPLKTSKRPLFIDQADKPDSKKTRTEQIEVTNSARIAREFHKLVVPKIEPADKEPIAALKTKSQTKKTKDSAQDVRPPKK
- the LOC114820236 gene encoding replication protein A 70 kDa DNA-binding subunit B-like isoform X3, with the protein product MSGEGERERAESNMRFLRLTSYPTGLVNRGCLREISEIWIVARRSWFYAVLRLIEMMSLHSLIPYQPANKLQIRVCRMWITKTIEDDPQPQSLDCVFVDKQGDAVHATVNARDIQFFLDLLTVGDAYEITKFRVVHNRTSSKIVPHPTALELNRRTTFVPIHKTNQEIPKQWFNLIDLDQLHKRINNDVELTDVFGHLTAVQPIEDVTVQSSRIAKKRNLNLQDIRGETIRITLWGEAATTFEDSGIKSLPPPIFLAVTSLKVKEYRGNPVLGSTGSTVCIFNPEIPQLTQYKQKFKDLKSPVQTLRTSAEMYADRAVSPNFESKTIDELLLLDPALHKNVSFECKATVIGFDLSRGWWYKSCPFCHKAVKKTFGAFQCNEHGSLNRLPEPWFKINLIVEDSTNQHNFLMLGRNAEKILHVSCHTLVIEDGYDDPFMVPPPLKKLVGETKRFLLSFGNQNSDFRKTDFIIYGLLQDQLPLNTAIASIDPQTPTATAGKQIITEATPAPVTPSQRPDHHPQSVVPLKTSKRPLFIDQADKPDSKKTRTEQIEVTNSARIAREFHKLVVPKIEPADKEPIAALKTKSQTKKTKDSAQDVRPPKK
- the LOC114820236 gene encoding replication protein A 70 kDa DNA-binding subunit B-like isoform X2, translating into MSFLILFNFTAADLPGIGALRPKNVCVNFIHFCEARNLEGILDRWSKNLVLWHLKISEIWIVARRSWFYAVLRLIEMMSLHSLIPYQPANKLQIRVCRMWITKTIEDDPQPQSLDCVFVDKQGDAVHATVNARDIQFFLDLLTVGDAYEITKFRVVHNRTSSKIVPHPTALELNRRTTFVPIHKTNQEIPKQWFNLIDLDQLHKRINNDVELTDVFGHLTAVQPIEDVTVQSSRIAKKRNLNLQDIRGETIRITLWGEAATTFEDSGIKSLPPPIFLAVTSLKVKEYRGNPVLGSTGSTVCIFNPEIPQLTQYKQKFKDLKSPVQTLRTSAEMYADRAVSPNFESKTIDELLLLDPALHKNVSFECKATVIGFDLSRGWWYKSCPFCHKAVKKTFGAFQCNEHGSLNRLPEPWFKINLIVEDSTNQHNFLMLGRNAEKILHVSCHTLVIEDGYDDPFMVPPPLKKLVGETKRFLLSFGNQNSDFRKTDFIIYGLLQDQLPLNTAIASIDPQTPTATAGKQIITEATPAPVTPSQRPDHHPQSVVPLKTSKRPLFIDQADKPDSKKTRTEQIEVTNSARIAREFHKLVVPKIEPADKEPIAALKTKSQTKKTKDSAQDVRPPKK
- the LOC103449936 gene encoding threonine dehydratase biosynthetic, chloroplastic, producing the protein MEALHLCPAHSPLIRSKRLHSHHLPSGPHNLSTRRPLRPFVSATLSRPTADISAEPSTSAASSETITKPSPPPNRVSSNSLQYPPGFLGAVPDRSATDGNDNGNIVDAMEYLTNILSSKVYDVAIESPLELATKLSERLGVKLWMKREDLQPVFSFKLRGAYNMMAKLPREQLDRGVICSSAGNHAQGVALAAKKLKCSAVIAMPVTTPEIKWKSVERLGATVVLIGDSYDEAQAYAKKRAKEEVRTFIPPFDHPDVIIGQGTVGMEIMRQTKAPLHAIFVPVGGGGLIAGIAAYVKRVAPKVKIIGVEPSDANALALSLHHGQRIMLDQVGGFADGVAVKEVGEETFRLCKDMVDGVVLVSRDAICGSIKDMFEETRSILEPAGALSLAGAEAYCKYYGLKGENVVAITSGANMNFDKLRVVTELANVGRQQEAVLATVMPEEPGSFKHYCELVGPMNISEFKYRHNSDKEAIVLYSVGVHTASELQEMQERLESSQLKTYNLTKSDLVKDHLRYLMGGRSNLQNEILCRFVFPERPGALMKFLDAFSPRWNISLFHYRGEGETGANVLVGIQVPQSEIDEFHARATTLGYDYVVVTDDIDFKLLMH